A single Micromonospora sp. CCTCC AA 2012012 DNA region contains:
- a CDS encoding NADPH:quinone reductase, with the protein MKAIVYERTGDPSVLQLVDRPVPEPGPGEVLVRVAVSGVNPTDWKARRQWPLPAGWQTPGQDGAGVVEAVGAGVDQQWIGERVWLWEAAWQRPWGTAAEYTVIPVRQVVRLGDAPFDLGACLGIPFLTAHRCLTAGEFMPEKLHAGALSDHVVLVQGGAGAVGNAAIQLARWADACVVATVSSPEKAQLAAAAGASFVVNYREQDVVEEVRKIAPDGVHTIVEVSAARNAAADVQLLRTGGAVCVYADDGGDEVRLPIRPLMMPNARWQFVLVYTEPKAAKAQAVADVSAAVAQGAVRVGEAAGLPLHHHSMDAAEAAHEAVENSVVGKVLITTSATE; encoded by the coding sequence ATGAAGGCGATCGTGTACGAGCGGACCGGCGACCCGTCGGTGCTCCAGTTGGTCGACCGGCCGGTGCCGGAGCCGGGGCCGGGTGAGGTGCTGGTGCGGGTGGCCGTCTCCGGGGTGAACCCGACCGACTGGAAGGCACGGCGGCAGTGGCCGCTGCCGGCGGGCTGGCAGACGCCGGGGCAGGACGGCGCCGGCGTGGTGGAGGCGGTCGGCGCGGGCGTGGACCAGCAGTGGATCGGCGAGCGGGTGTGGCTCTGGGAGGCCGCCTGGCAGCGCCCCTGGGGCACCGCCGCCGAATACACGGTGATCCCGGTCCGCCAGGTGGTACGCCTCGGCGACGCCCCCTTCGACCTGGGCGCCTGCCTGGGCATCCCGTTCCTGACCGCGCACCGCTGCCTGACGGCGGGCGAGTTCATGCCGGAGAAGCTGCACGCCGGGGCGTTGAGCGATCACGTGGTGCTGGTGCAGGGCGGGGCGGGCGCGGTGGGCAACGCGGCGATCCAGCTGGCCCGCTGGGCGGACGCCTGTGTGGTGGCGACGGTCAGCAGCCCGGAGAAGGCGCAGCTCGCGGCGGCGGCCGGTGCCTCGTTCGTGGTCAACTACCGCGAGCAGGACGTGGTCGAGGAGGTCCGCAAGATCGCTCCCGACGGAGTGCACACGATCGTCGAGGTCTCGGCGGCGCGGAACGCGGCGGCGGACGTGCAACTGCTCCGGACGGGCGGCGCGGTCTGTGTCTACGCCGACGACGGCGGTGACGAGGTGAGGCTGCCGATCCGCCCGCTGATGATGCCGAACGCCCGCTGGCAGTTCGTGCTGGTCTACACCGAGCCGAAGGCGGCCAAGGCGCAGGCGGTGGCGGACGTGTCGGCGGCGGTCGCGCAGGGCGCGGTACGGGTCGGCGAGGCGGCCGGGCTGCCGCTGCACCACCACTCGATGGACGCGGCGGAGGCGGCGCACGAGGCGGTGGAGAACTCGGTGGTCGGCAAGGTGCTGATCACGACGAGTGCGACGGAATAA
- a CDS encoding fatty acid--CoA ligase has product MDAPLQISRILEHGATVHGAAEVVTWTGGEPRRMSYAEVGRTAARLAHALRAECGVTGDERVATFMWNNNEHLVAYFAVPSMGAVLHTLNIRLFPDQVAYIANHAEDRVVLVDSTLIPLLARVLGEMTTVRHVVVVGGGDPAPLVAAAGDRIVVHHWDALLADRPEVYDWPEVDERDAAALCYTSGTTGNPKGVAYSHRSIYLHSLQVCMPEGFGLGPTDRELAIVPMFHAMSWGLPYAAFLSGASLIMPDRFLQAAPIAEMIAAERPTLAGAVPTIWNDLLAHLDSHDVDTSSLKEVIVGGSACPPALMHAFHDRHGIDVIHAWGMTEMSPLGSVSRPPAGATGDDAWRYRYTQGRVPAGVAARIVGPLGEPLPADGTAVGELEVRGPWVTATYVGDDTPDEEKFRDGWLRTGDVGTLSPDGYLTLTDRAKDVIKSGGEWISSVELENALMAHPAVLEACVVGVPDERWDERPLATVVVREGATVTAEELREFLGRSVARWQLPERWAFIDAVPKTSVGKFDKKVVRSRYADGGLEVRELTAP; this is encoded by the coding sequence ATGGACGCCCCCCTGCAGATCTCCCGGATCCTCGAACACGGCGCCACCGTGCACGGCGCGGCCGAGGTGGTGACCTGGACCGGCGGCGAACCGCGCCGGATGTCGTACGCCGAGGTGGGCCGGACCGCCGCCCGGCTGGCCCACGCGCTGCGCGCCGAGTGCGGGGTGACCGGCGACGAGCGCGTCGCCACCTTCATGTGGAACAACAACGAGCACCTGGTGGCCTACTTCGCGGTGCCGAGCATGGGCGCGGTGCTGCACACCCTGAACATCCGGCTCTTCCCGGACCAGGTGGCCTACATCGCCAACCACGCCGAGGACCGGGTGGTGCTGGTCGACTCGACGCTGATCCCGCTGCTGGCCCGGGTGCTCGGCGAGATGACCACCGTGCGGCACGTGGTGGTGGTCGGCGGCGGTGATCCGGCCCCGCTGGTGGCCGCAGCCGGCGACCGGATCGTCGTACACCACTGGGACGCCCTGCTGGCCGACCGGCCGGAGGTGTACGACTGGCCGGAGGTGGACGAGCGCGACGCCGCCGCGCTCTGCTACACCTCCGGGACCACCGGCAACCCCAAGGGGGTGGCCTACTCGCACCGCTCGATCTATCTGCACTCGCTGCAGGTCTGCATGCCGGAGGGGTTCGGCCTCGGGCCGACCGACCGGGAGCTGGCCATCGTGCCGATGTTCCACGCGATGTCCTGGGGGCTGCCCTACGCGGCGTTCCTCTCCGGCGCGTCGCTGATCATGCCGGACCGGTTCCTCCAGGCCGCGCCGATCGCCGAGATGATCGCCGCCGAGCGGCCGACCCTGGCCGGCGCGGTGCCGACCATCTGGAACGACCTGCTGGCCCACCTGGACAGCCACGACGTGGACACCTCCTCGCTGAAGGAGGTGATCGTCGGTGGGTCGGCCTGCCCGCCGGCGCTGATGCACGCGTTCCACGACCGGCACGGCATCGACGTGATCCACGCCTGGGGGATGACCGAGATGTCCCCGCTGGGCTCGGTCTCCCGGCCGCCGGCCGGCGCGACCGGCGACGACGCCTGGCGCTACCGCTACACGCAGGGCCGGGTGCCGGCCGGGGTCGCGGCCCGGATCGTGGGACCGCTCGGCGAGCCGCTGCCCGCCGACGGCACGGCCGTGGGCGAGCTGGAGGTCCGCGGCCCGTGGGTGACCGCGACGTACGTCGGTGACGACACCCCGGACGAGGAGAAGTTCCGCGACGGCTGGCTGCGGACGGGTGACGTCGGCACGCTCTCGCCGGACGGCTACCTGACCCTCACCGACCGGGCCAAGGACGTGATCAAGTCGGGCGGGGAGTGGATCTCCTCGGTCGAGCTGGAGAACGCCCTGATGGCCCACCCAGCGGTGCTGGAGGCCTGCGTGGTGGGTGTCCCGGACGAGCGCTGGGACGAGCGTCCGCTGGCGACGGTGGTGGTCCGCGAGGGCGCCACGGTGACCGCCGAGGAGCTGCGCGAGTTCCTGGGCCGGTCGGTGGCGCGCTGGCAGTTGCCGGAGCGGTGGGCGTTCATCGACGCGGTGCCGAAGACCAGCGTGGGCAAGTTCGACAAGAAGGTGGTCCGCTCGCGATACGCCGACGGCGGGCTCGAGGTACGGGAACTGACCGCGCCGTAA
- a CDS encoding NUDIX domain-containing protein, whose product MSISWADSYVGQLRALAGDRTLMFVGARAVVRDNAARVLLIRRSDNGQWALPAGAMELGESIADCAVREVYEETGLRALRVSAFALYTGPDRTHTNMYGHTYQIFTTAFRIDEWDGELARVTDETTDAGFFHPVEFPAPLSASVPETLADLDVFEQTNRLILK is encoded by the coding sequence GTGAGCATCTCCTGGGCAGATTCGTACGTGGGCCAGCTGCGTGCCCTCGCCGGTGACCGCACCCTGATGTTCGTCGGCGCCCGCGCCGTGGTCCGCGACAACGCCGCCCGGGTGCTGCTGATCCGCCGCTCCGACAACGGCCAGTGGGCCCTGCCGGCCGGCGCGATGGAGCTGGGCGAGTCGATCGCCGACTGCGCGGTGCGCGAGGTGTACGAGGAGACCGGGCTGCGCGCCCTGCGGGTGAGCGCGTTCGCCCTCTACACCGGCCCCGACCGCACCCACACCAACATGTACGGCCACACGTACCAGATCTTCACGACCGCGTTCCGGATCGACGAGTGGGACGGCGAGCTGGCCCGGGTCACCGACGAGACCACCGACGCCGGGTTCTTCCACCCGGTGGAGTTCCCCGCGCCGCTGTCGGCGAGCGTTCCGGAGACCCTCGCCGACCTGGACGTCTTCGAGCAGACCAACCGGCTGATCCTCAAGTAG
- a CDS encoding COG1361 family protein gives MTSQRIRRTGLTLLSLAASAALLPAAPAAAAAPRADLTVHLTTTDAITRGNNRAEVHVVATVDNIGTAAAQDATVAFQIPAGTTLGSGEAAWSCDAQLVCTYPYGSVPAGGSTGPLSLYLNIPDGPTGNPLTIGATVSTTSREVTRTNNTAQAQAVYGSFPDLGMFGDAGGGSSEMKVQTTGGQVMPTFSIENWGSATADDLRVAIDLPAGATAVAQPSGPTAWQCDLAAAPVVCVSGPFYPKDTASLSLPIQLPAGTADEVVTVHAKVTTSSPEWEVNSSNEVTLSYLYVTPVA, from the coding sequence ATGACCTCTCAGCGCATCCGGCGTACCGGTCTCACCCTGCTCTCCCTGGCCGCCTCGGCAGCGCTGCTGCCGGCCGCCCCGGCCGCCGCCGCGGCCCCCCGGGCCGACCTCACCGTCCACCTGACGACGACGGACGCCATCACCCGGGGCAACAACCGGGCCGAGGTGCACGTCGTGGCGACGGTCGACAACATCGGCACCGCCGCCGCACAGGACGCCACCGTCGCCTTCCAGATCCCGGCCGGCACCACTCTCGGCAGCGGCGAGGCGGCCTGGAGCTGCGACGCCCAGCTGGTCTGCACCTATCCCTACGGGTCGGTGCCGGCGGGTGGCTCGACCGGTCCGCTGAGCCTCTACCTCAACATCCCGGACGGGCCGACCGGAAACCCTCTCACCATCGGAGCCACCGTCTCGACCACCAGTCGGGAGGTGACCCGCACCAACAACACCGCGCAGGCCCAGGCCGTGTACGGCTCCTTCCCCGACCTGGGGATGTTCGGCGACGCCGGCGGCGGTTCGTCCGAGATGAAGGTCCAGACCACGGGTGGACAGGTCATGCCCACCTTCTCCATCGAGAACTGGGGCAGCGCGACGGCCGACGACCTGCGGGTGGCCATCGACCTGCCGGCCGGCGCGACCGCGGTCGCCCAGCCGTCGGGCCCCACCGCCTGGCAGTGCGACCTGGCGGCGGCCCCGGTGGTCTGCGTGTCCGGCCCGTTCTACCCGAAGGACACGGCTTCGCTGTCCCTGCCGATCCAGCTGCCGGCCGGGACCGCAGACGAGGTGGTCACCGTGCACGCCAAGGTCACCACCTCCAGCCCGGAGTGGGAGGTGAACAGCAGCAACGAGGTGACCCTGTCCTACCTCTACGTGACGCCGGTGGCCTGA
- a CDS encoding MDR family MFS transporter, which translates to MTTDAHGRAVLHPRQIRLLMFGLMTGMLLAALDQTIVGTALPTIVGELGGINHYSWVVTAYLLASTASTPLYGKMADLYGRRPVFLFSIGTFLLGSLLAGLSQNMTQLILTRGVQGLGAGGLMTLAFTIISDVVSPRERGRYQGLFGAVFGLSSVAGPLVGGYFAETNWRWIFYINVPLAILAIVVCYHVMRLIPFERREHAIDWLGAGLLVAGVSCLLLALSWGGNEYAWGSGVIIGLFVAGAVLGTLFVLQEARVAEPILPLRLFRSPTFALANSAGFVLGLVMFGSIIFIPLYLQIVKGASPTRSGLLMLPMMAGIIVTSVLTGRAMSRIGRYKWFPVAGSAVLVVGMLLFRQLQVDTSLWLAFGYMVVIGVGLGLCMQSLILGVQNAVDPRDLGAGTSSATFFRSLGGSFGVAILGAVLSSQLTAQLADRLPAAIAQLPPEQRAAVAARGGANISINDPATILALPGPVRAAIQAAFVESLHLVFLTTGLVAIVAVLVTLAMPNRELRGAGPQGATGGADPLGGKAAAPGGKPLSKESKSEAAAEMEAKSQTML; encoded by the coding sequence ATGACCACGGATGCCCACGGCCGGGCGGTGCTGCACCCTCGGCAGATCCGCCTGCTGATGTTCGGCCTGATGACCGGGATGCTGCTGGCCGCGCTGGACCAGACCATCGTCGGCACGGCGTTGCCCACCATCGTCGGTGAGTTGGGCGGGATCAACCACTACTCGTGGGTGGTGACCGCCTATCTGCTCGCCTCCACCGCGTCGACCCCGCTCTACGGCAAGATGGCCGACCTGTACGGGCGTCGGCCGGTCTTCCTCTTCTCGATCGGCACGTTCCTGCTGGGCTCGCTGCTGGCCGGGCTGTCGCAGAACATGACCCAGCTGATCCTCACCCGGGGGGTGCAGGGCCTCGGCGCGGGTGGCCTGATGACGCTGGCGTTCACCATCATCTCGGACGTCGTCTCGCCCCGGGAGCGCGGCCGCTACCAGGGCCTCTTCGGTGCGGTCTTCGGGCTGTCGTCGGTGGCCGGGCCGCTGGTCGGCGGCTACTTCGCGGAGACCAACTGGCGGTGGATCTTCTATATCAACGTGCCGCTGGCGATCCTGGCGATCGTGGTCTGCTACCACGTCATGCGGCTGATCCCCTTCGAGCGGCGCGAACACGCCATCGACTGGCTCGGCGCGGGCCTGCTGGTCGCCGGGGTGAGCTGCCTGCTGCTGGCGCTGAGCTGGGGCGGCAACGAGTACGCCTGGGGCTCCGGGGTGATCATCGGGCTGTTCGTGGCCGGCGCGGTGCTGGGCACGCTCTTCGTGCTCCAGGAGGCCCGGGTCGCCGAGCCGATCCTGCCGCTGCGGCTGTTCCGCAGCCCCACCTTCGCGCTGGCGAACTCGGCGGGTTTCGTGCTCGGTCTGGTGATGTTCGGCTCGATCATCTTCATTCCGCTCTATCTCCAGATCGTCAAGGGCGCCTCGCCGACCCGCAGCGGTCTGCTGATGCTGCCGATGATGGCCGGCATCATCGTCACCTCGGTGCTGACCGGTCGCGCGATGAGCCGGATCGGCCGGTACAAGTGGTTCCCGGTGGCCGGCTCGGCCGTGCTGGTGGTCGGCATGCTGCTCTTCCGGCAGCTCCAGGTCGACACCTCGCTCTGGCTGGCCTTCGGCTACATGGTGGTGATCGGGGTCGGTCTGGGCCTGTGCATGCAGTCGCTGATCCTCGGCGTACAGAACGCCGTGGACCCGCGTGACCTGGGGGCGGGCACCTCCTCGGCGACGTTCTTCCGGTCGCTGGGCGGCTCGTTCGGCGTGGCGATCCTCGGCGCGGTGCTGTCGTCGCAGCTCACCGCGCAGCTTGCCGACCGGCTGCCGGCCGCCATCGCGCAGCTCCCGCCGGAGCAGCGGGCCGCCGTGGCGGCCCGGGGCGGGGCCAACATCTCGATCAACGATCCGGCGACCATCCTCGCCCTGCCCGGGCCGGTCCGCGCCGCCATCCAGGCCGCGTTCGTCGAGTCGCTGCACCTGGTCTTCCTGACCACCGGGCTGGTCGCCATCGTGGCCGTGCTGGTCACCCTGGCCATGCCGAACCGGGAGCTGCGCGGGGCCGGCCCGCAGGGCGCCACCGGCGGTGCCGACCCGCTCGGCGGGAAGGCCGCCGCCCCGGGCGGCAAGCCGCTGTCGAAGGAGTCGAAGTCCGAGGCCGCCGCCGAGATGGAGGCGAAGTCCCAGACGATGCTCTGA
- a CDS encoding type 1 glutamine amidotransferase domain-containing protein, giving the protein MAANLQGKRIAFLAADGVEEVEYVQPREAVEQAGARVELVSLKPGSIQSFNHLDHGKTYDVDVTTAEADAGAYDALVLPGGVANPDFLRTDPEAVRFVKSFFDAGKPVGVICHGPWTLIEADVVRGRRMTSWPSLRTDLTNAGANWVDEQVVTDNGLVSSRKPDDLPAFCAKIVEEFAEGRH; this is encoded by the coding sequence ATGGCAGCGAACCTGCAGGGCAAGCGGATCGCCTTCCTGGCCGCCGACGGCGTCGAGGAGGTCGAGTACGTCCAGCCCCGCGAGGCGGTCGAGCAGGCCGGCGCGCGGGTCGAGCTGGTCTCGCTCAAGCCCGGCTCGATCCAGTCCTTCAACCACCTGGACCACGGCAAGACGTACGACGTGGACGTGACCACCGCCGAGGCGGACGCCGGGGCGTACGACGCGCTGGTGCTGCCCGGCGGGGTCGCGAACCCGGACTTCCTGCGCACGGACCCGGAGGCGGTCCGGTTCGTGAAGTCCTTCTTCGACGCCGGCAAGCCGGTCGGGGTGATCTGCCACGGCCCGTGGACGTTGATCGAGGCGGACGTGGTGCGGGGCCGCCGGATGACCTCCTGGCCGAGCCTGCGCACCGACCTGACCAACGCCGGCGCGAACTGGGTCGACGAGCAGGTCGTCACCGACAACGGCCTGGTCAGCAGCCGCAAGCCGGACGACCTGCCGGCGTTCTGCGCCAAGATCGTCGAGGAGTTCGCCGAGGGTCGGCACTGA